From Rudanella lutea DSM 19387, a single genomic window includes:
- a CDS encoding glycogen/starch synthase → MSKLRILYVASEINPFLKTTEVADFVRKLPQVMQERGMEIRILVPRFGLINERKNRLHEVVRLSGINISVGDEEKPLIIKVASIPNAKLQVYFIDNEDYFQRKYVFHDKENRFYDDNDERAIFFCKGALETVKKLGWSPDIVHCNDWMTALIPLYLKTTYKNDPMFKDSKSVFTIYNNAFDHQFSSGELIEKAKMLDIDDEMLSALNTGDYEGFIRVGVAYADAVVKAEEEVSESLNAILNDIPDYKFGSNEDEDFADRYFNLYTQLAG, encoded by the coding sequence ATGAGCAAACTTCGCATTCTGTACGTTGCCAGTGAGATAAACCCCTTCTTAAAAACCACCGAAGTAGCTGATTTTGTTCGTAAGTTGCCACAGGTCATGCAAGAGCGCGGCATGGAGATTCGGATTCTGGTACCGCGTTTTGGTCTGATCAACGAGCGCAAGAACCGGCTGCATGAGGTGGTGCGGTTGTCGGGAATCAATATCTCGGTCGGTGACGAAGAAAAGCCCCTGATTATCAAGGTGGCGTCGATTCCGAATGCCAAGTTGCAGGTTTATTTTATCGATAACGAAGACTATTTCCAGCGGAAGTACGTTTTCCACGATAAGGAAAACCGGTTCTACGATGACAACGACGAGCGCGCTATTTTCTTCTGTAAGGGAGCGCTGGAAACGGTGAAAAAACTTGGCTGGTCGCCGGATATTGTGCATTGCAACGACTGGATGACCGCCCTGATTCCGCTTTACCTCAAAACGACGTACAAAAACGACCCGATGTTTAAGGACTCGAAGTCGGTTTTTACAATCTACAACAATGCATTTGACCATCAGTTCAGCAGCGGGGAACTGATTGAAAAAGCAAAAATGCTCGACATTGACGACGAAATGCTGTCGGCGCTGAACACGGGCGATTACGAAGGATTTATCCGGGTTGGTGTGGCTTATGCCGACGCCGTGGTGAAAGCCGAAGAAGAAGTAAGTGAAAGTTTGAACGCCATTCTTAATGACATCCCCGACTACAAATTCGGTTCTAACGAAGACGAAGATTTTGCCGACCGGTACTTCAACCTCTACACGCAACTGGCTGGGTAA